Proteins from a genomic interval of Coccinella septempunctata chromosome 2, icCocSept1.1, whole genome shotgun sequence:
- the LOC123306520 gene encoding U-scoloptoxin(01)-Cw1a-like, producing the protein MVVCQNIFCLLGLFLIAAEGGHFIIPGSAPYDAYHNLHLPHNPPLYPTFAKVPHTSFTCKGRNPGYYADVQTGCQAYHMCQPNVEASFLCTNGTLFNEQFQVCDQFYNVRCGSPYLDLFK; encoded by the exons ATGGTGGTGTGTCAGAATATTTTTTGCTTACTAG GTCTCTTTCTTATAGCTGCTGAAGGAGGCCACTTCATAATACCGGGTTCTGCACCTTATGACGCATATCATAATTTACATTTACCTCATAATCCACCCCTATATCCAACATTTGCAAAGGTGCCGCATACCAGCTTCACTTGCAAGGGACGTAACCCAGGGTATTATGCAGATGTTCAAACTGGATGTCAG GCATACCACATGTGTCAGCCAAATGTAGAAGCCTCATTTTTGTGTACCAATGGAACACTTTTCAATGAGCAATTTCAGGTGTGTGATCAGTTCTACAACGTGAGATGTGGGTCGCCATATTTGGATTTATTTAAATAA
- the LOC123307205 gene encoding 39S ribosomal protein L39, mitochondrial, producing the protein MNIPSKRLLKKILCQNLQFISRRSITSEELGRQNDLFVAERKRQIEKVGRIEKIEVEHIGPNETTVLVMNKNLSTPYDCAKHLGETFMKRSAVALINQTTLWHMHKPIPESCKLELLHYHAQQANLVNKVYWRTCSFLLGAVISTAFKDDVEVRLHSFPSPNVRSGSFVYDVQLSLDNWEPKANELKVLSIEMIKFCQQNHPLHCLDVSVDFALEIFKKNPHKTKQIPDIAANNSGKITLFKVGQHIDISKGPMVTNTSHIGRFTVSNIFKLDTDIEGGGIYRFQGVSLPSSLVLDHFSYGILEERAKEKNPAKIPGSQVIVNEDDSFVSNMAV; encoded by the exons atgAATATACCCAGCAAACgattactgaaaaaaattttatgccAAAATCTTCAATTCATTAGCAGAA GATCTATCACATCAGAAGAGCTCGGGAGACAAAATGATTTATTTGTCGCTGAACGAAAGAGACAAATAGAGAAAGtaggaagaattgaaaaaattgaggtGGAACATATTGGTCCAAATGAAACTACAGTATTAGTcatgaataaaaatttatccACACCTTACGATTGTGCTAAGC ACCTGGGTGAAACATTTATGAAAAGATCTGCAGTCGCTCTTATTAATCAGACCACCTTATGGCATATGCATAAACCAATACCTGAGTCCTGCAAGCTTGAGTTATTACACTATCATGCTCAACAAGCAAATTTAGTAAACAAGGTTTATTGGAGAACATGCAGTTTTCTTTTAGGAGCTGTAATTAGTACTGCTTTTAAAGATGATGTAGAGGTTCGATTACATAGCTTTCCTAGTCCAAATG tACGGTCTGGAAGCTTCGTTTATGATGTTCAACTTTCCTTAGATAATTGGGAACCTAAAGCTAATGAGTTAAAAGTTCTATCAATTGAAATGATTAAATTCTGCCAACAAAATCATCCGTTACATTGTCTGGACGTTTCTGTGGATTTTgcattggaaattttcaaaaagaacCCTCATAAAACAAAGCAAATACCAGATATTGCAGCAAATAATAGTGGTAAAATAACCTTGTTTAAAGTTGGTCAGCATATAGATATTTCAAAAGGTCCAATGGTAACAAATACCAGTCATATTGGAAGGTTTACTGTTtctaatattttcaagttagaTACCGATATAGAAGGTGGAGGTATCTATAGATTCCAGGGTGTTTCATTGCCAAGTTCATTGGTTCTTGATCATTTTTCTTATGGAATATTAGAGGAAAGAGCTAAAGAAAAg aatccTGCAAAAATTCCTGGTTCTCAAGTTATAGTGAATGAAGATGATAGTTTTGTGAGCAATATGGCAGTGTAA
- the LOC123306517 gene encoding nucleolar GTP-binding protein 1: protein MATYNFKNITVVPTAKEFADIILSKTQRKTPTVVHKQYAIPRIRNFYTLKVKFCQQCYHDRLTQILTEFPKLDQIHPFYADLMNVLFDQDHYKISLGQINTARHLIDNVAKEHVKFIKYADSLYRCKQLKRAALGRMTKIITRQAPNLKYLEQVRQHLARMPSIDPYTRTIVLCGFPNVGKSSFINEITNAEVEVQPYAFTTKALYVGHTDFKYLRYQVIDTPGILDHPLEERNAIEMQAVAALVHLRACILYFMDLSEQCGHSLEEQIHLFESIKPMFVRKPLIIVVNKSDILSLEELSPEKRQLLAVFEKEKIPLYEMSTVNKNGVMEVKFGACETLLSFKVDEKMKTKKVDGILNRLHVAFPKTRDGIDRPPVIPPSVIAKKQGKAEIRKRKLERDLEVELADDYVLDLKKSYSEIPEDERWDVIPEMWNGHNIADFMDPHLFEKFAKLKEEEALRESTGMYEVPKIELDQNAREIKELALKIRHKRAIIKEEARVNKQNKKPVIPRTAGPRTRDRLLSKLKKNMENLGVDMSDTKNAHFTKTKQSKKTIANKMRMDVDDDTKTKLKKIVKPSRGDLGIKDAATKKKLAKIAHRAIAKKVAKYGLKGEADRFIGTKMPKHLYSGKRGSGSTDRR, encoded by the exons ATGGCTACTTATAATTTTAAGAATATAACTGTTGTACCTACAGCAAAA GAATTTGCTGATATAATATTATCCAAAACTCAAAGGAAAACTCCGACAGTTGTTCACAAGCAGTACGCAATACCTAGAATTCGAAACTTCTATACACTGAAGGTTAAGTTTTGTCAACAATGTTATCATGATAGACTCACTCAAATATTAACGGAATTTCCAAAACTGGATCAGATACATCCATTTTATGCTGATCTAATGAACGTTTTGTTCGATCAGGATCATTATAAAATCTCTCTGGGACAAATCAATACAGCTAGACATCTTATTGATAA tgTTGCAAAAGAACATGTCAAATTTATCAAGTATGCTGATTCATTATATCGGTGCAAACAACTTAAGAGGGCAGCTCTTGGCAGGATGACCAAAATAATTACACGCCAAGCTCCCAATCTTAAATATTTAGAACAAGTTCGACAGCATTTGGCCCGAATGCCCTCTATAGATCCTTACACCAGAACTATTGTCCTATGTG GGTTCCCTAATGTGGGCAAATCTTCATTTATAAATGAAATAACTAACGCAGAGGTGGAAGTTCAACCATATGCTTTCACCACCAAAGCTCTGTATGTTGGTCATACAGATTTTAAATATTTGCGTTATCAAGTAATTGATACACCAGGTATTTTGGATCATCCTCTTGAAGAAAGAAATGCCATTGAAATGCAGGCTGTAGCTGCATTGGTTCATTTACGTGCTTGCATTCTTTATTTCATGGATTTGTCAGAACAATGTGGGCATAGTCTTGAAGAACAAATTCATCTTTTTGAATCAATAAAACCAATGTTTGTGAGGAAACCTTTAATTATAGTTGTCAATAAATCAGACATTTTGAGTTTGGAAGAATTATCTCCTGAAAAAAGACAGCTTCtggcagtttttgaaaaagagAAGATTCCACTTTATGAAATGTCAACGGTCAATAAAAATGGAGTGATGGAGGTTAAATTTGGGGCTTGTGAGACACTCTTGAGTTTCAAAGTGGATgagaaaatgaaaactaaaaag GTTGATGGAATTTTGAATCGTCTGCATGTTGCATTTCCTAAAACGAGAGATGGAATTGACCGTCCTCCTGTTATACCCCCAAGTGTTATAGCGAAAAAACAGGGAAAAGCAGAAATCAGAAAAAGAAAACTTGAAAGGGATCTGGAGGTTGAACTAGCCGATGATTATGTTCTGGATCTTAAAAAATCCTACAGTGAAATTCCTGAAGATGAACGTTGGGATGTTATTCCGGAAATGTGGAATGGTCACAATATTGCAGATTTTATGGATCCTCATCTCTTTGAAAAATTCGCTAAATTGAAGGAGGAAGAAGCTCTGAGAGAAAGTACAGGAATGTATGAGGTGCCAAAAATAGAATTGGATCAAAATGCTAGAGAGATTAAAGAGTTAGCACTCAAGATCAGGCATAAGAGAGCAATTATAAAAGAAGAAGCTAGAGTCAATAAACAGAACAAAAAACCAGTCATACCAAGAACTGCAGGTCCAAGAACCAGAGATAG gcTACTTTCCAAGTTGAAAAAGAATATGGAAAATCTTGGTGTTGATATGTCTGACACTAAGAATGCTCACTTCACCAAGACTAAACAATCTAAGAAAACAATTGCTAATAAAATGAGGATGGATGTTGATGATGATACAAAAACTAAGTTGAAGAAAATTGTCAAACCTTCCAGGGGTGACTTGGGTATCAAGGATGCTGCT ACAAAGAAGAAACTGGCCAAAATCGCACATCGCGCTATCGCAAAGAAGGTCGCCAAATACGGTCTCAAGGGAGAAGCAGACAGATTCATTGGAACAAAGATGCCGAAACATCTTTATTCTGGAAAGAGAGGCTCTGGATCTACAGATAGGAGATAA
- the LOC123306519 gene encoding FUN14 domain-containing protein 1, giving the protein MAKASTSSKSVKDVVNIKEAKKNAGSLIEKILGDISKTSASKQMILGVSSGWFTGFMAMRVGKPTALALGGGIILLQIANEKGLIKINWDKVNRKIDKVADKVEEVVTGQQPTVIDKVERFVDRKIAKTEETLKSQSEKAKRWYTKILGEEQMQLKEMHIFVVSFVAGVAIGIGSS; this is encoded by the coding sequence ATGGCAAAAGCTTCAACCTCTAGTAAGTCAGTGAAAGATGTTGTCAATATTAAAGAAGCCAAGAAAAATGCGGGGTCACTAATCGAAAAGATTCTTGGGGACATCAGTAAGACTTCAGCCTCTAAACAAATGATACTGGGTGTCTCTTCTGGTTGGTTTACTGGATTTATGGCTATGAGAGTGGGAAAGCCTACCGCTTTAGCTCTAGGAGGAGGGATCATATTACTTCAAATTGCTAATGAGAAGGGTCTTATCAAAATAAATTGGGATAAAGTAAACAGGAAAATTGATAAGGTAGCTGATAAGGTTGAAGAAGTTGTTACTGGTCAACAGCCCACAGTGATCGATAAGGTTGAGCGATTTGTTGATAGAAAAATAGCCAAAACAGAAGAAACTCTTAAATCTCAAAGTGAGAAAGCTAAACGTTGGTATACAAAAATTTTAGGGGAAGAGCAAATGCAGCTCAAAGAGATGCACATCTTTGTTGTATCTTTTGTTGCTGGAGTGGCAATAGGAATTGGTAGTTCTTAA